One window from the genome of Cucumis melo cultivar AY chromosome 10, USDA_Cmelo_AY_1.0, whole genome shotgun sequence encodes:
- the LOC103488851 gene encoding transcription termination factor MTERF5, chloroplastic-like has translation MFKFSSTFLLHFIQKRFLNTVSTSTLPLASVSTIQFLTNSCGLSSGSPISRGRKLQFDEKNIQQYGAVIGFFKSHGFENSQIAKLVSRQPSILQSTVSTDLKPKFDFLQEIGIVGPLLPKEMLESDEKVAAAICRASWILSANSKGTMRSNIDVLVSEGVPSTNIAKMIALNPRSIMRNVDRIIHAVKTVKELGVEPKDRTFVYAVSAVGSMSDSSWKKKINVMKSLGWSEKEIFTAFKKEPTFLTCSEEKMRDVADFCFNTAKLDPESVIIYPKFFQCSVDKRLKPRYKVFEVLKVKNLLKNKNIARWFIRGEREFVENNVVKHLDEIPNLMDIYRGNDASETKSVS, from the exons atgttcaaattttccTCCACGTTTCTTCTACATTTCATCCAAAAACGTTTTCTCAATACCGTTTCTACTTCTACATTGCCTTTAGCCTCCGTTTCTACCATCCAATTCCTCACAAATTCATGTGGCCTTTCTTCAGGATCTCCTATTTCCAGAGGTCGAAAGCTCCAATTCGATGAAAAAAACATCCAGCAGTACGGAGCCGTTATCGGTTTCTTCAAATCACATGGATTCGAGAATTCACAGATCGCCAAGTTGGTCTCGAGGCAACCTTCAATCCTTCAATCCACGGTATCCACCGATCTGAAGCCTAAATTTGATTTCCTTCAGGAAATCGGGATCGTCGGTCCTTTACTTCCTAAG GAAATGCTTGAATCGGATGAAAAGGTAGCTGCTGCTATTTGTCGTGCTTCGTGGATTCTAAGTGCTAATTCCAAGGGTACTATGCGATCTAACATTGATGTTTTGGTCAGTGAAGGAGTACCTTCTACGAATATAGCGAAAATGATTGCATTGAACCCTAGAAGTATTATGCGAAACGTTGATAGAATTATTCATGCAGTGAAAACGGTTAAAGAATTAGGCGTTGAACCAAAGGATCGTACGTTTGTTTATGCAGTTAGTGCAGTGGGTTCGATGAGTGATtcaagttggaagaagaaaataaatgttATGAAGAGTTTAGGATGGTCTGAGAAGGAAATTTTTACAGCATTTAAGAAAGAACCAACTTTTTTAACTTGTTCAGAGGAGAAAATGAGGGATGTTGCAGATTTCTGTTTCAACACTGCAAAGTTGGATCCAGAAAGTGTAATTATTTACCCGAAGTTCTTCCAGTGTTCGGTTGACAAGCGGCTTAAACCGAGGTACAAAGTTTTTGAGGTTTTGAAGGTGAAAAATCTCCTTAAGAACAAAAACATTGCTCGGTGGTTTATACGAGGGGAGAGAGAATTTGTGGAGAATAATGTTGTTAAGCATTTGGATGAAATCCCAAATCTGATGGATATATACCGGGGCAATGACGCATCCGAAACTAAATCTGTTTCATAG